A genomic region of Vitis vinifera cultivar Pinot Noir 40024 chromosome 7, ASM3070453v1 contains the following coding sequences:
- the LOC100250300 gene encoding protein RADIALIS-like 4 isoform X1: MDDFPNVLCEWSWEENKSFELALAVVDERDPDRWKVVAAMVGGKSAEEVEKHYVILLQDLQFIESGEMDHKLGEAQPCVQLECWTDQDHKEKRNITFPPLN, translated from the exons ATGGATGATTTTCCAAATGTTTTGTGTGAATGGAGTTGGGAGGAGAACAAGTCGTTTGAGCTAGCTCTGGCAGTGGTGGATGAACGAGACCCAGATCGGTGGAAGGTCGTGGCAGCCATGGTGGGAGGGAAGAGTGCGGAGGAGGTTGAGAAACATTATGTTATTCTCTTGCAGGATTTGCAGTTCATCGAGTCTGGTGAAATGGATCATAAACTGGGTGAGGCTCAGCCCTGCGTTCAACTCGAGTGTTGGACCGACCAAGATCACAA GGAAAAAAGGAATATTACATTTCCACCTCTTAACTGA
- the LOC100250300 gene encoding protein RADIALIS-like 4 isoform X2 codes for MDDFPNVLCEWSWEENKSFELALAVVDERDPDRWKVVAAMVGGKSAEEVEKHYVILLQDLQFIESGEMDHKLGEAQPCVQLECWTDQDHKLLVQLDIK; via the exons ATGGATGATTTTCCAAATGTTTTGTGTGAATGGAGTTGGGAGGAGAACAAGTCGTTTGAGCTAGCTCTGGCAGTGGTGGATGAACGAGACCCAGATCGGTGGAAGGTCGTGGCAGCCATGGTGGGAGGGAAGAGTGCGGAGGAGGTTGAGAAACATTATGTTATTCTCTTGCAGGATTTGCAGTTCATCGAGTCTGGTGAAATGGATCATAAACTGGGTGAGGCTCAGCCCTGCGTTCAACTCGAGTGTTGGACCGACCAAGATCACAA GTTGCTGGTTCAATTGGACATAAAGTGA